The following proteins come from a genomic window of Bactrocera tryoni isolate S06 chromosome 1, CSIRO_BtryS06_freeze2, whole genome shotgun sequence:
- the LOC120766162 gene encoding uncharacterized protein LOC120766162 — protein MVGPFMQGVLLMGIIYWYTKGMLSLINDYYRNEILRKIQTNEPLNESGDFINVDQIVEHHLAQINGGEQQQGFEQITKELRINNTSDVEMQKQETKYKYVDIKGVCLREQRLQEFFRLVKAKKNICWLNETIWATAI, from the coding sequence atgGTCGGACCCTTCATGCAGGGTGTGCTCCTCATGGGCATTATCTATTGGTACACCAAGGGTATGCTCTCGCTGATCAACGACTATTATCGCAACGAAATTCTACGTAAGATACAAACCAACGAACCGTTGAATGAATCGGGCGATTTTATTAATGTCGATCAAATAGTAGAACATCATTTGGCGCAGATCAACGGTGGGGAGCAACAACAAGGTTTTGAGCAAATAACAAAAGAGTTGAGAATTAATAATACTAGTGATGTAGAAATGCAAAAGCaagaaacaaaatacaaatacgTGGACATTAAAGGCGTCTGCTTACGTGAGCAACGTCTGCAAGAGTTCTTTAGATtagtgaaagcaaaaaaaaacatttgttggTTAAATGAGACGATTTGGGCGACGGCAATATGA
- the LOC120782781 gene encoding cilia- and flagella-associated protein 43, which translates to MSSSEAWESCLWATYSSPYSLISIGMEALAALHDHTIHFTDLKTRNKLYYTIDNPGVGLGARNLAGHFSLPMFAYSETVLRPTIHIVRYPDMHKLLQLRCNNVVSYVDMLFSNYDMLITLSGFPDYSFRIWNCRTGNLLVEVATGIKCSVHSLHCSSRTWPMIMQFSKFEKAIVFWEMHYTAEAMVLHEISRVQLPKSHLLSTQFAMCSQNDVMYVVNDFGVVFSIEVAQFFLSRQWGTTFSHHDQPQPHCLFPHKQGLIVSNANSATLITHKRNNWTVEWVLKDIRVPIVKMVSNFAGEAYVTDDVGSLYQLQASEYYSTLIDFSVSNYTVEDFTILRGLKEENLLILTRGNMLCAFEISHNTKYSSLPIPNGSCVATHNSSPFAAVGTSDGKVYFLSFEKIRAPTILHIMEIDKCGISETYLANQTGLIKTMKNEYKEMVVDFKSERFLIVVPLLSRSHKRMLHFFLIDQDHALSFLSQDEIKDTDIPYADELWISAWLADKRVVNRRMYNLQKKYRSITLLDVSHKDHVELIALPVDSFSLDIYFIQHMEKVILMRSLNTLHMAYVSGVAGSNHIITYDVSTLMIHFRHHKRSSKPYVVCRKLYSSYSQRLIRHIKEIYNSKYLAVLLESGCLKISRLPPLADNLRENTEVLEAPVELELEREVETPSTASFTKHVISKENFDRRTNIDQRLAQLEEEVRALIDYDIAVTGKTQGIYRKFCLNYAWLNQLNAEARKVCEIEHNSLMDSILDKSRIRDWIMNLIAQNSLKISTKVRAIFANNAFENYSLSKVQKDMMDFFDLYRFQDFEPLEEDEETEEIVPQKEIVGTTSVVFAIPADEAEAEVEVPAAVVKKKRKLYKIVGNVFEHLMSEDFQMQDITWVTANQMCNHDIKFKVLLDVPLREEYNKLFEQEKLYKEEIMKSIIKTNASLTHIYNDMNIMLSLLGMKTFTPQQLSVPVLMNDEVLERIMTVDDSEIKAINRRAKKAVVSDQKRGRMLLWSIDFWMRALNTMMDGVLEKLWEEEIKKTPPEPEFMSKRQPHEYTLEDQKLLRIYEETLRILTEDRNKYLRILNVNERKTNELKINYIHKFNERCAQMAILKLKYDFALKHFRVRLLGLKVSFYQRVTLRNSIADLRVETEKANEYTNRYVKLIEFSEKSIADIKQDMEILNARDKTIERQFKGNFLANVPSFSHELSKLFRRRPKMQQRSFQAALVCHEVAARLVHKSRFTFPLPVEVQEYFTSLHHLDDIQNAPHQLEPRYWDQFVRLRRQKIENELKIKGQGFHLTDSQDKLNNSITDLNNLRSLKQQMMSETDRLSGQYFNIVQNQRLELVLPLGQVETSIGGSMKNLQNCILMSIDDINDVNSLIKKAGAKKLRTMQRLAVFRRQVLYKEWEHKMYRANIDYLKYMLEVVEKCKVTAEFLQLLRKWKKIKEERIKLSRIGSIDQLIEQRVTAYRKNLDRINEKIVVCKDQIVEVKRKNQALNRSIDEVKVDVALFTANRDTLLEEKLQRERNESMEKVKRHSYLINEVRQDYAHILELKTILELQRLRTFPTLGPPPDDCGQPMN; encoded by the exons ATGTCCAGTTCGGAAGCGTGGGAATCTTG CTTATGGGCAACCTATTCTTCGCCATATTCGCTTATCAGCATCGGCATGGAGGCTTTGGCGGCGCTTCACGATCACACAATACATTTCACCGACTTGAAGACACGAAACAAATTGTACTACACCATTGATAATCCAGGTGTGGGATTGGGTGCACGTAATCTCGCTGGACACTTCTCGCTGCCGATGTTCGCCTATTCAGAGACTGTTTTGCGACCAACCATACACATTGTGCGCTATCCGGATATGCACAAGCTGTTGCAATTACGTT gtAACAACGTCGTCAGCTATGTGGACATGCTTTTCTCCAACTACGATATGCTTATCACTCTAAGTGGTTTCCCGGATTACTCATTCCGTATTTGGAATTGTCGTACCGGTAATTTATTGGTCGAGGTCGCTACTGGTATTAAATGCTCAGTGCACTCATTGCACTGCTCCAGCCGTACTTGGCCCATGATCATGCAATTCTCGAAGTTCGAAAAAGCGATAGTCTTCTGGGAAATGCATTATACTGCCGAGGCGATGGTACTGCATGAGATATCGCGTGTCCAGTTGCCGAAATCGCATTTGTTGAGTACACAATTCGCTATGTGCTCGCAAAACGATGTGATGTATGTGGTGAATGATTTCGGTGTTGTGTTCAGT atTGAAGTAGCACAATTCTTCTTGTCACGTCAGTGGGGCACCACATTCTCACACCATGACCAACCACAACCACACTGTTTATTTCCGCACAAGCAGGGTCTTATAGTGTCCAACGCCAACAGTGCGACATTGATAACTCATAAACGTAACAACTGGACTGTAGAATGGGTGTTGAAAGACATTCGTGTGCCGATTGTGAAGATGGTTTCGAACTTCGCCGGCGAAGCTTACGTTACTGACGATGTGGGTTCACTGTATCAACTGCAGGCGAGCGAGTACTATAGCACACTTATCGACTTTTCCGTCTCGAACTATACGGTGGAAGACTTTACCATATTGCGTGGCCTGAAGGAAGAGAACCTACTCATACTCACACGTGGCAATATGCTGTGCGCATTCGAAATAAGCCACAACACTAAATATTCATCATTGCCTATACCGAACGGTTCATGCGTTGCCACGCACAATTCCTCGCCATTTGCTGCCGTCGGCACCTCAGATGGTAAGGTGTACTTCTTGTCGTTCGAGAAAATACGTGCACCCACCATTCTACACATCATGGAGATCGATAAATGTGGCATATCAGAGACATATTTAGCAAACCAAACAGGTCTAATCAAGACCATGAAGAACGAGTATAAAGAAATGGTTGTGGATTTTAAGTCCGAACGTTTTCTCATCGTAGTGCCGTTACTCAGTCGCTCACACAAACGCATGCTACACTTCTTCTTGATCGATCAGGATCATGCCCTGTCATTTTTATCGCAAGACGAAATCAAAGACACTGATATTCCGTATGCGGATGAATTGTGGATCTCTGCTTGGCTCGCGGACAAGCGTGTTGTCAATCGTCGTATGTATAACTTACAGAAGAAATATCGAAGCATCACGTTGTTGGACGTCTCTCATAAGGACCATGTGGAACTAATCGCGTTGCCGGTAGACAGTTTCTCGCtggatatttattttatacagcATATGGAAAAAGTGATCTTAATGCGCTCTTTAAATACGTTGCATATGGCATATGTCTCTGGTGTGGCGGGCTCAAATCACATCATAACTTATGATGTTAGTACCCTAATGATACACTTCCGTCACCATAAGCGTAGCTCGAAGCCGTATGTGGTGTGTCGGAAACTGTATTCAAGCTATTCACAGCGTCTCATAAGGCACATAAAAGAAATCTACAATAGCAA ATATCTGGCAGTTTTACTAGAATCTGGTTGTTTGAAGATTTCTCGCCTACCACCGCTTGCCGATAACCTGCGAGAGAACACTGAGGTACTCGAGGCACCAGTGGAGCTCGAGTTAGAACGTGAGGTTGAAACACCTTCAACGGCATCATTTACTAAGCATGTGatttcgaaagaaaattttgaCCGCCGCACTAATATTGATCAACGGCTGGCTCAATTGGAGGAGGAGGTGCGTGCCCTCATTGACTACGACATCGCAGTAACGGGTAAAACACAAGGTATTTATCGCAAGTTTTGCCTTAACTACGCCTGGTTGAATCAGCTGAATGCGGAGGCGCGTAAAGTCTGCGAAATCGAACACAATTCACTAATGGACAGCATTTTGGATAAGAGTCGCATACGTGATTGGATTATGAATTTGATTGCGCAAAATTCGTTGAAGATCAGCACGAAAGTTCGTGCAATCTTTGCGAACAACGCATTCGAGAACTACTCTTTAAGTAAAGTGCAAAAAGACATGATGGATTTTTTCGACTTGTATCGTTTTCAAGACTTCGAACCGCTCGAAGAGGACGAAGAAACCGAAGAAATTGTGCCGCAAAAAGAAATTGTCGGCACTACTAGTGTTGTGTTTGCTATACCTGCTGATGAAGCTGAGGCGGAAGTTGAAGTGCCTGCTGCTGTCGTGAAGAAGAAACGCAAACTGTATAAAATTGTGGGTAATGTCTTTGAGCATCTAATGTCGGAAGATTTCCAAATGCAGGATATAACTTGGGTTACGGCGAATCAGATGTGCAATCATGACATTAAATTCAAG GTTCTTTTGGATGTGCCGTTACGCGAAGAGTACAATAAATTGTTCGAACAAGAAAAACTATACAAAGAAGAGATCATGAAaagtattataaaaacaaatgcctCGCTGACCCATATTTATAACGATATGAACATTATGCTCTCACTATTGGGTATGAAAACATTCACGCCGCAGCAGTTATCGGTGCCAGTACTAATGAACGATGAGGTTTTGGAACGTATAATGACG GTTGATGACTCTGAGATTAAAGCGATCAATAGACGCGCCAAAAAAGCGGTGGTTAGCGATCAGAAACGTGGACGCATGCTGCTGTGGTCTATTGATTTTTGGATGCGTGCTCTGAATACCATGATGGATGGCGTGTTGGAGAAATTGTGGGAAGAGGAGATCAAGAAGACGCCCCCGGAGCCAGAGTTCATGTCGAAACGACAACCGCACGAATACACCTTGGAGGACCAGAAACTACTGCGTATATATGAGGAAACATTACGCATATTAACCGAAGATCGCAATAAATATTTACGCATATTGAATGTGAACGAGCGCAAGACGAACGAGTTGAAAATCAActatattcataaatttaatgaaCGCTGCGCTCAAATGGCGATACTTAAGCTGAAATATGATTTTGCTTTGAAACATTTCCGTGTGCGTTTATTGGGTTTGAAGGTGTCTTTCTATCAGCGTGTGACCTTACGTAATTCCATTGCAGATTTGAG AGTTGAAACCGAAAAGGCCAATGAATATACCAACCGTTATGTGAAACTGATTGAATTCTCCGAGAAATCCATCGCAGATATCAAACAAGATATGGAGATCTTAAACGCCCGTGACAAAACTATTGAACGACAATTTAAGGGCAACTTTCTCGCGAATGTACCGAGTTTTTCGCATGAATTGAGTAAACTTTTTAGGCGACGCCCGAAAATGCAGCAACGTTCATTTCAAGCGGCTTTGGTGTGTCACGAGGTCGCTGCTCGTTTGGTTCATAAGAGCCGTTTCACGTTCCCCTTACCCGTCGAAGTGCAGGAGTACTTTACTAGTTTGCACCATTTAGACGATATACAAAATGCGCCACATCAACTAGAACCAAGGTATTGGGATCAATTTGTACGCTTGCGACGACAGAAAATCGAGAATGAACTTAAGATTAAGGGTCAAGGCTTCCATTTGACCGATTCACAGGACAAATTAAATAATTCCATAACGGACTTGAATAACTTGAGAAGCCTGAAACAGCAGATGATGTCGGAAACGGATCGCCTATCGGGACAGTAT TTCAACATCGTACAAAATCAACGCCTGGAATTGGTGTTGCctttgggtcaggtggaaacATCCATCGGTGGATCcatgaaaaatttacaaaactgCATTCTTATGAGCATTGACGATATAAATGATGTGAATAGTttaattaag AAAGCTGGTGCTAAGAAACTGCGCACAATGCAACGTTTAGCCGTCTTTCGTCGTCAGGTGCTCTACAAAGAGTGGGAGCATAAAATGTATCGTGCAAATATTGATTATCTAAAGTATATGTTGGAAGTCGTCGAGAAGTGTAAG GTCACCGCCGAATTTCTACAATTGTtgcgaaaatggaagaaaatcaAGGAAGAGCGTATCAAATTATCCCGGATAGGCAGTATCGATCAGTTAATTGAACAGCGCGTGACGGCATACCGCAAAAATTTAGACCGCAT CAATGAGAAGATAGTGGTATGTAAAGATCAAATAGTTGAGGTAAAACGCAAAAATCAGGCATTAAATCGATCTATCGATGAGGTTAAAGTGGATGTAGCCCTATTTACCGCAAATCGGGATACTCTCTTGGAAGAGAAACTGCAAAGAGAGCGCAATGAAAG CATGGAAAAGGTGAAACGGCACAGCTACTTGATTAACGAAGTGCGACAGGACTATGCGCATATATTGGAGCTGAAGACGATTTTAGAATTGCAACGTTTGCGCACATTCCCTACCTTGGGACCACCACCCGATGATTGTGGACAGCCAATGAATTAA
- the LOC120782782 gene encoding putative fatty acyl-CoA reductase CG5065 yields the protein MSEPEDFYKDAEIFVTGATGFVGKTLLEKLLWSFPQIAHIYMLIREKSGQTVAQRYQDFVQHKIFERLRTHYPERLEKLVYLKGNIECDDFGLSPSDRHRLCTHVQIIFHSAATVRFNERLKVAARVNAIGTWHLLELCKEMPQLKSFVYVSTAYCNPGRKFVDELIYPTLPPVNWKMFVDCTNKIPDAYFNSLANYIKGPHPNTYTFTKSIAEQIVNDYKQCIPIVIVRPSIVTAAHREPYPGWIDNIQGITGIMMEIGKGTISSILGDKDIICDIIPVDFVVNTLILMAQKATLGRVYIANATSGVTNPITWARLGCLTLKWSRIYPTKRILMYPYFKYRKSFMLHEIAVILLHYVPALLMDLLTLLRQKRKFVLPIAKKFRQACLAGRTFSLNEWIFKNQSRYYFQELLQSTTAQHLTWNLEALDYDNYIREFVIGIQKYLHRERFQENASKWKVTRLYWTWAFMHIFITLLVVYCLF from the exons ATGTCCGAACCCGAGGACTTCTACAAGGACGCAGAGATTTTTGTAACGG gCGCCACTGGCTTCGTAGGCAAAACGCTGTTGGAGAAGTTGCTTTGGAGTTTTCCACAAATCGCTCACATCTACATGTTAATACGCGAGAAGAGCGGCCAGACGGTGGCGCAACGTTATCAGGATTTTGtgcaacataaaatttttgaacgcCTGCGCACGCATTATCCGGAGCGGCTGGAAAAACTGGTCTACCTGAAGGGTAACATTGAGTGTGACGATTTCG GTTTAAGTCCCTCGGACCGCCATCGCTTGTGCACGCATGTGCAGATCATTTTCCATAGCGCCGCCACAGTGCGTTTCAACGAGCGCTTGAAAGTCGCCGCACGCGTGAACGCCATCGGCACTTGGCATCTGCTGGAGTTATGCAAGGAAATGCCACAGCTAAAG AGCTTCGTCTACGTCTCGACGGCGTACTGCAATCCGGGACGTAAGTTCGTCGATGAATTGATATATCCCACTTTGCCGCCCGTCAACTGGAAAATGTTTGTTGATTGCACCAACAAAATACCAGATGCTTATTTCAATAGCTTAGCCAACTATATTAAG GGTCCGCATCCGAACACTTACACCTTCACCAAATCGATCGCCGAGCAAATAGTGAATGATTACAAACAGTGTATACCAATTGTAATCGTACGTCCATCGATCGTGACAGCAGCGCATCGTGAACCATATCCCGGCTGGATCGACAACATACAGGGCATCACCGGCATTATGATGGAAATCGGAAAGGGTACAATCAGCAGCATATTAGGTGATAAGGACATCATTTGCGATATAATACCGGTGGACTTTGTGGTCAACACATTAATATTGATGGCACAAAAGGCGACGCTGGGCAG AGTTTACATTGCCAACGCCACTTCGGGTGTTACGAATCCCATTACATGGGCGCGCCTAGGCTGTCTGACGCTGAAGTGGTCACGCATCTATCCGACCAAGCGTATATTGATGTATCCATACTTCAAATACCGAAAAAGTTTCATGTTACACGAAATCGCCGTTATTTTATTACACTATGTGCCCGCTTTATTGATGGATCTGCTGACCTTGTTGCGGCAGAAGCGAAAATTTGTTTTGCcgattgcaaaaaaatttagacAAGCTTGCTTGGCTG GTCGCACATTCTCGCTGAATGAGTggattttcaaaaaccaaagtCGTTACTACTTTCAAGAATTGCTGCAGAGTACAACCGCACAACATTTAACATGGAACTTGGAAGCCCTCGACTATGATAACTATATAAGAGAGTTTGTAATCGGCATACAGAAGTATCTGCATCGTGAGCGCTTTCAGGAGAACGCCAGTAAATGGAAGGTCACACG CTTATACTGGACCTGGGCgtttatgcacatatttataacTCTATTAGTGGTTTACTGTTTATTTTAG
- the LOC120782466 gene encoding solute carrier family 22 member 13: MTPEFLKQHIQRNNSNNSIHSNQHTTTNYNNDNDSSRLSASLTSATTPPLTQAHNASLYMTRNDANSIGGYTPPTSPAPPATPPPCTPTLNAHVRSRILGEAALAQMPKATPTPPTTAGDIIGSVLGDFGIWQLRSVLILFLCKLPASWFMACIIYTAPEIKPPTQYHCDAGELTANQSVTANQCYVVNWSANVASNGTSTGEMLSQKPCTQFVYEDNFYSFVMQYNLVCLREIFVAWTQYWHLFGVLVGGVIGTKAMLKLSPRTVYIIGAVLQIILGVVTGYSTDLTMHCIFRCLAAIGCAMMFTSAQAIFVDITGGRYRTGVIILYDTFWSLGVILLPGISSFFNNWSQLYLGITFPTVILLFLLQWTPESPRWLLKNGNEHDVYRVERMIRKAVDINERTFLIPDDFRQQIEKLRETLRSQKPPATWLQLWRGPRAKHYMLAAHVALACYIVNYMGMLLNLRSFGRDYRVPNTIAMGVAEIVGCFIALHFAMKQGKKKFVYAGCFNIVAGLIGCLGWTFTHANLNPDFKVILWMLIALVPKVSVSCAQSLMQGCMAEVMPAHKKQPFAFSVVTFARIWLLSAPFINLLKKTDVALSLTFFAVLTVIGGISTCLLQPPRQKNTANLTLSEAIGSDEANKKERSPLTATVWTVEGDTSNTRL; this comes from the exons ATGACTCCCGAATTCTTGAAGCAACATATTCaacgcaacaacagcaataacagcatACACAGCAATcagcacacaacaacaaattacaacaatGACAACGATAGCAGCCGGCTGTCAGCGTCACTAACATCCGCCACCACACCACCACTCACACAAGCGCACAATGCCAGTCTATATATGACGCGCAACGATGCCAATAGTATAGGTGGTTACACGCCACCAACAAGCCCAGCGCCACCGGCCACACCACCACCATGCACACCGACGCTCAATGCCCACGTGCGCAGCAGAATACTCGGCGAGGCAGCGCTGGCACAAATGCCCAAAGCGACGCCCACACCACCCACAACAGCCGGCGACATCATTGGCAGCGTGTTGGGCGATTTCGGCATTTGGCAGTTGCGTTCGGTGCTCATACTCTTTCTGTGCAAATTACCCGCCTCCTGGTTCATGGCCTGCATAATTTACACAGCGCCCGAAATTAAGCCGCCCACGCAGTATCACTGCGACGCGGGTGAGCTGACTGCGAATCAGTCGGTAACGGCGAATCAGTGTTACGTGGTGAATTGGAGCGCAAATGTGGCGTCGAATGGCACCTCGACCGGCGAGATGCTCTCGCAGAAGCCATGCACGCAATTCGTCTACGAAGACAACTTCTACTCGTTTGTCATGCAGTACAATTTGGTGTGTCTGCGTGAGATATTCGTGGCCTGGACGCAGTATTGGCATCTGTTCGGCGTGTTGGTGGGCGGTGTTATCGGCACCAAAGCGATGTTGAA ACTCAGTCCGCGCACAGTCTACATCATTGGCGCGGTGCTGCAGATTATACTGGGTGTGGTCACCGGCTATTCGACCGATCTAACCATGCACTGCATCTTTCGCTGTCTCGCAGCTATTGGCTGCGCGATGATGTTCACCTCAGCGCAGGCAATCT TTGTTGACATAACTGGCGGACGCTATCGCACCGGTGTCATCATACTCTACGACACATTTTGGTCGCTCGGCGTCATACTGCTGCCGGGCATTTCATCGTTCTTCAACAATTGGAGCCAACTCTATTTGGGTATTACATTTCCTACCGTGATTCTGCTATTTCTGCTGCAATGGACACCAGAATCTCCACGTTGGCTGTTGAAGAATGGCAACGAACACGACGTCTACCGTGTGGAACGTATGATACGCAAAGCTGTGGACATCAATGAACGTACATTCCTCATACCCGACGATTTTCGCCAACAAATCGAAAAGCTGCGCGAAACTCTGCGTTCCCAAAAACCGCCGGCCACTTGGCTGCAGCTGTGGCGCGGGCCACGTGCCAAGCACTACATGCTGGCGGCGCACGTTGCACTCGCTTGCTACATTGTGAATTATATGGGCATGCTGTTGAATTTGCGCTCATTCGGACGCGACTATCGCGTGCCGAATACGATAGCGATGG GCGTGGCTGAGATCGTTGGTTGCTTCATTGCTCTACACTTTGCCATGAAGCAGGGTAAGAAGAAATTTGTATATGCTGGTTGCTTCAATATTGTCGCCGGTCTTATCGGTTGCCTCGGCTGGACCTTTACGCACGCGAATT TGAATCCCGACTTCAAAGTCATACTCTGGATGCTCATCGCCCTGGTGCCGAAGGTCAGCGTCTCCTGTGCGCAGTCGCTAATGCAGGGTTGCATGGCCGAAGTAATGCCAGCACATAAGAAGCAACCTTTTGCTTTCTCCGTCGTGACCTTTGCACGCATTTGGCTGTTGAGCGCGCCATTCATCAATCTACTCAAAAAGACCGATGTCGCACTTTCGCTTACATTTTTTGCCGTGTTAACGGTAATTGGTGGCATTAGCACCTGCTTGCTGCAGCCGCCTCGGCAGAAAAATACAGCTAATCTGACGTTGTCAGAGGCGATCGGTAGCGATGAAGCGAATAAGAAGGAGCGTTCCCCGTTAACCGCCACTGTTTGGACGGTCGAGGGCGATACGAGTAATACGCGCCTATAA